One Desulfosalsimonas propionicica DNA window includes the following coding sequences:
- a CDS encoding enoyl-CoA hydratase/isomerase family protein — protein sequence MSYETIEVNVAEAIATITINRPKALNALNQQVIAEMHAAVDEIAANENIRALLITGAGDKAFVAGADISELAKLNPVSAKHFASRGHELMFKIEALPIAVIAVVNGFALGGGLELALSCDFIYAADNAKVGQPEINLGIIPGFGGTQRLARIVGRNLAREMILTGMMLSAEEAEKKGIVNRVVPAAELMEAAGKTAKTIARKGRVSVQATKQTIANGMDADLETGCKIEINAFALCMASEDAKEGTSAFLEKRKPEFKGKLNQ from the coding sequence ATGTCATATGAAACCATTGAGGTAAATGTTGCCGAGGCCATCGCCACCATCACCATCAACCGTCCCAAAGCCTTAAACGCACTCAACCAACAGGTAATTGCTGAAATGCACGCAGCCGTTGATGAAATCGCGGCAAACGAGAATATCCGTGCGCTTCTGATCACCGGCGCCGGGGACAAAGCCTTTGTGGCCGGTGCCGACATCAGCGAACTGGCCAAACTCAATCCGGTCAGTGCAAAGCATTTTGCCTCCCGCGGCCATGAACTCATGTTTAAAATTGAAGCCCTGCCCATTGCAGTGATAGCCGTGGTAAACGGTTTTGCATTGGGCGGCGGCCTGGAACTGGCCCTTTCCTGCGATTTCATTTATGCCGCGGACAACGCCAAAGTGGGACAGCCGGAAATCAATCTGGGCATTATCCCGGGATTCGGGGGTACCCAGCGCCTCGCCCGCATTGTGGGCAGGAATCTGGCACGGGAAATGATTCTCACGGGCATGATGCTCTCAGCTGAAGAGGCTGAGAAAAAAGGCATTGTCAACCGGGTGGTACCGGCTGCCGAACTCATGGAAGCCGCAGGGAAAACAGCCAAAACCATTGCCCGAAAAGGGCGTGTGTCGGTCCAGGCGACCAAGCAGACCATCGCAAACGGTATGGATGCGGACCTGGAGACCGGCTGTAAAATCGAAATCAACGCCTTTGCATTGTGCATGGCCAGCGAAGATGCAAAGGAGGGCACCAGCGCATTTCTGGAAAAACGCAAGCCTGAATTTAAGGGCAAATTAAACCAGTAA
- a CDS encoding class I SAM-dependent methyltransferase translates to MDDQAIIKAYKRYAGSYDRIFGKVFEHGRRALIGKMGFAPGQRILEVGVGTGLSLPLYPKEVSVVGIDISPHMLWHARNYTNGNGSRSLSLMDAQSMSFADNSFDKVAVMYVVTVVPEPEKMMEEIRRVCKPGGDIFVVNHFSNPHLIPRMVETVMLPFKGLLGFRPRFSLEAFLAQNPLQVVETCPVNLLGYWTLIHARNAS, encoded by the coding sequence ATGGATGATCAGGCGATTATAAAGGCATATAAGCGCTATGCCGGAAGTTATGACCGGATTTTTGGGAAAGTTTTTGAGCACGGCCGCCGGGCGCTGATCGGGAAAATGGGTTTTGCCCCGGGCCAGCGGATTCTGGAAGTGGGTGTGGGTACCGGGCTTTCTTTGCCGCTTTATCCCAAAGAGGTTTCGGTTGTGGGAATTGACATTTCACCGCACATGCTTTGGCATGCCAGAAATTATACAAACGGAAACGGCAGCCGGAGTTTGTCTCTGATGGACGCCCAGAGCATGAGTTTTGCTGACAATAGCTTTGATAAGGTGGCTGTCATGTACGTGGTGACCGTGGTGCCCGAGCCCGAAAAAATGATGGAGGAAATCCGGCGGGTGTGCAAGCCCGGGGGTGATATTTTCGTGGTCAACCATTTCAGCAACCCGCATCTGATTCCGAGGATGGTGGAAACGGTTATGCTGCCTTTCAAAGGCCTGCTTGGATTTCGTCCCCGTTTTTCACTGGAGGCGTTTCTTGCGCAGAATCCGCTCCAGGTTGTGGAGACCTGCCCTGTGAACCTGCTGGGATACTGGACCCTAATCCACGCGCGCAATGCTTCCTGA
- a CDS encoding sigma-70 family RNA polymerase sigma factor translates to MSKQKPTDHIENPENGRSDGDTDGSSDSATTRKLKQAVSLPGEQGQLVPYDPLQRYLSEISRYPLLTREQEVELGRRLQEEGDPDAAYILATSNLRLVVKIAMEFQRTWMQNLMDLIQEGNIGLMHAVQKFDPYKNVKFSYYAAFWIKAYILKFIMDNWRLVKIGTTQGQRKLFFKLKKEKQKLVEQGFAPETKLLSSRLGVSEQEVRDMDLRLDGWDVSLDEPLKDDSDTERGDFFSSDTESIESQVARKEVESLLREKLGDFKKQLSERELDIFQRRIFTDTPDTLQDIGDKYQISRERVRQLEKNIVKKMRVFFEKEIPDFAAYEHPEEND, encoded by the coding sequence ATGAGCAAGCAGAAGCCAACCGATCATATTGAAAATCCGGAAAATGGCCGGTCCGACGGCGACACGGACGGCAGCAGCGATTCGGCAACCACCCGGAAGCTGAAACAGGCCGTGTCTTTGCCCGGAGAGCAGGGCCAGTTGGTCCCCTATGACCCGCTCCAGCGGTATCTCTCCGAGATCAGCCGTTATCCTTTGCTGACCCGGGAACAGGAGGTCGAACTCGGCCGGCGCCTGCAGGAGGAAGGGGATCCGGATGCGGCTTATATACTGGCCACATCCAATCTTCGGCTGGTGGTCAAGATTGCCATGGAGTTTCAGCGCACGTGGATGCAGAATTTGATGGATTTGATCCAGGAGGGCAATATCGGCCTGATGCATGCGGTGCAGAAGTTTGATCCTTACAAGAACGTCAAGTTTTCCTATTACGCAGCTTTCTGGATCAAGGCCTATATTCTGAAATTCATCATGGACAACTGGCGCCTGGTCAAAATCGGCACCACCCAGGGTCAGCGGAAGCTGTTTTTTAAGCTTAAAAAGGAAAAACAGAAACTTGTGGAGCAGGGTTTTGCCCCGGAGACAAAGCTGCTTTCCAGCCGGCTGGGCGTCTCCGAGCAGGAAGTGCGGGACATGGATCTGCGTCTTGACGGCTGGGATGTGTCTTTGGATGAGCCTTTAAAGGATGATTCGGACACCGAGCGGGGCGATTTTTTCAGTTCAGATACCGAGTCCATTGAATCCCAGGTGGCCCGCAAGGAAGTCGAATCCCTGCTGCGCGAAAAGCTCGGGGATTTTAAAAAGCAGCTTTCAGAGCGGGAGCTGGATATTTTTCAGCGGCGCATATTCACCGATACGCCCGACACCCTTCAGGACATCGGGGACAAGTACCAGATCTCCCGGGAGCGGGTGCGGCAGCTGGAAAAAAATATTGTCAAGAAAATGCGGGTTTTTTTCGAAAAAGAGATTCCGGACTTCGCCGCCTATGAACATCCCGAGGAAAACGATTAG
- a CDS encoding tetratricopeptide repeat protein yields MVIAAVLTAGCTGRDHHPGPSVPAAQPPSDITLPAAGQQRPVSHYYDFLRAQLAARSGRLEEAVAFMKEAVDKVPDQVVVKKELAMLYIKQGRKDKALEMIQEALGQDPDNTESLIVAGSLWQSAGELDAARQAYEKVVENAPERENIALILARLYLQQEQFNRAAELMTDFVERFPGNYMGFYYLGKACKELGRLGDAADAYQRSLSIEPDLMEPRAALIDIYRHQGRDAKAVYQYQAILERDPRNAAAALELGVFYKKQGRTDKARAIWEDLAGRAGPDSDVIKAVTGMLGRQQYDDAIIALSGVLEHDRQNSALHYLAGAALYLSEKTGPAMDHFQQVASDSDFYIDAMIHQAIIYNRESKTGQAVRLLEAAMEKSDSFGKAALIPYLSAFYQEQEHYRQAESLLQQGLSINPGSTELLYELGVLYEKMGDVDAAIEKMKQVIEKDPENADALNYLGYTYADQNIHLDEAESLIRRALEQEPESGHILDSMGWVHYRQGDYQKARKYLEKAVEKIGDDPILFEHLGDVYRKTDQPGRALEYYKKALENGSDHADIVKEKMDALRQEVSP; encoded by the coding sequence ATGGTTATAGCTGCTGTCCTCACTGCCGGGTGCACGGGCAGGGATCACCACCCCGGGCCTTCGGTACCGGCTGCTCAACCCCCTTCTGACATTACTTTGCCTGCTGCCGGGCAGCAGCGGCCGGTCAGCCATTATTATGATTTTTTACGGGCGCAGCTGGCTGCCCGCTCCGGCCGGTTGGAAGAGGCTGTGGCCTTTATGAAAGAGGCTGTTGACAAGGTTCCGGATCAGGTGGTTGTCAAAAAAGAGCTTGCCATGCTCTACATCAAGCAGGGCAGGAAGGATAAAGCCCTGGAAATGATCCAGGAAGCCCTGGGTCAGGATCCGGACAACACAGAGTCCCTGATCGTTGCCGGTTCCCTCTGGCAGAGTGCCGGAGAGCTGGATGCAGCCCGGCAGGCTTATGAAAAGGTTGTCGAAAATGCGCCGGAACGGGAAAACATTGCCCTGATTCTGGCCCGGCTTTATCTGCAGCAGGAGCAGTTCAACCGGGCTGCAGAATTGATGACGGATTTTGTGGAGCGGTTCCCGGGAAATTATATGGGGTTTTATTATCTGGGCAAGGCCTGCAAAGAACTGGGCCGGCTCGGGGATGCAGCAGACGCTTACCAGCGGAGCCTCTCCATTGAGCCGGATTTAATGGAACCGCGTGCCGCACTCATTGATATTTACAGGCACCAGGGCAGAGACGCCAAGGCGGTTTACCAGTACCAGGCCATCCTTGAACGCGACCCGCGCAATGCCGCAGCCGCCCTTGAACTCGGAGTTTTTTACAAAAAACAGGGCCGGACGGATAAGGCCCGGGCAATCTGGGAGGATCTTGCCGGACGGGCCGGGCCTGATTCAGATGTGATCAAGGCTGTTACCGGGATGCTGGGCCGGCAGCAATACGATGATGCCATAATCGCGCTGTCAGGTGTTTTGGAACATGACCGGCAGAACTCCGCTCTGCATTATCTGGCCGGCGCAGCCCTTTACCTCTCGGAGAAAACAGGACCTGCTATGGACCATTTTCAGCAGGTGGCCTCTGACAGCGATTTTTACATTGATGCCATGATTCACCAGGCCATTATTTACAACCGGGAGTCCAAAACCGGACAAGCTGTCCGGCTGCTTGAAGCCGCCATGGAAAAAAGCGACAGCTTCGGAAAGGCGGCTCTGATTCCGTATCTGAGTGCATTTTATCAGGAACAGGAGCATTACCGGCAGGCTGAATCGCTTTTGCAGCAGGGGCTTTCCATTAATCCCGGAAGCACTGAACTGCTCTATGAACTCGGGGTTCTCTACGAAAAGATGGGCGATGTTGACGCTGCAATTGAAAAAATGAAACAAGTCATCGAAAAGGACCCGGAAAACGCAGACGCCCTGAACTATCTCGGATACACCTATGCCGATCAAAATATCCATCTTGATGAGGCCGAGTCCCTGATCCGCCGGGCCCTGGAACAGGAGCCGGAAAGCGGCCACATCCTGGATTCCATGGGATGGGTGCATTACCGGCAGGGCGATTATCAAAAGGCCCGCAAGTACCTGGAAAAAGCGGTTGAAAAAATCGGCGATGATCCCATTCTCTTTGAGCATCTGGGCGACGTCTACCGCAAAACCGATCAGCCCGGCCGGGCCCTGGAATATTACAAAAAGGCCCTGGAAAACGGGTCTGACCATGCGGATATCGTAAAGGAAAAAATGGATGCACTCCGGCAGGAGGTGTCACCTTGA
- a CDS encoding ATP-grasp domain-containing protein, translating into MKQESVRSTACPSKAVCLELHLRSCSNVTCLGVRPNFSDYPPDEAELIRDAPKIYYPSTFYADLLAAAGKPIFPSVHTYRFVQDKIKQSALFEILDLPRPRTRTFYGRRLPEKILSHFRFPFVGKIARGSALGRGVFMIAGRDDLDAYCDQTNTAYIQEYLPIDRDIRVVVIGNKIAHAYWRIAAQGEFRTNLGCGGKISLDPVPESVLDLALHTARCCGWDDVGIDICMTGNRLYILEANMKYGKAGFAAAGMDYYSIMEEKIANAEI; encoded by the coding sequence TTGAAGCAGGAAAGTGTTCGATCCACGGCTTGTCCGTCAAAGGCCGTCTGCCTTGAACTGCACCTGCGGTCTTGTTCCAACGTGACCTGCCTGGGGGTGCGGCCCAATTTTTCCGATTATCCTCCGGATGAGGCGGAATTGATCCGGGATGCGCCGAAAATATATTACCCTTCCACTTTTTATGCCGATTTGCTGGCAGCTGCCGGAAAACCGATTTTTCCGAGCGTGCATACTTACCGGTTTGTTCAGGACAAGATCAAGCAAAGCGCCCTGTTTGAAATCCTTGATCTGCCCCGGCCCAGAACCCGCACCTTTTATGGCAGGCGCCTGCCGGAAAAGATCCTGTCGCACTTCCGGTTTCCCTTTGTGGGCAAAATTGCCCGGGGTTCGGCCCTGGGCCGGGGCGTTTTTATGATTGCCGGCCGCGATGACCTGGATGCTTACTGCGATCAGACCAATACCGCTTATATCCAGGAATATCTGCCCATTGACCGGGATATCCGGGTGGTGGTCATCGGCAATAAAATTGCCCATGCCTACTGGCGCATTGCCGCGCAGGGAGAATTTCGGACAAATTTGGGCTGCGGCGGCAAAATCAGCCTGGATCCCGTGCCTGAATCCGTCCTTGATCTGGCCCTGCATACGGCCCGCTGCTGCGGGTGGGATGATGTGGGCATTGACATTTGCATGACAGGCAACAGGTTATACATTCTTGAAGCCAACATGAAATACGGCAAAGCCGGCTTTGCCGCAGCCGGCATGGATTATTACAGCATCATGGAGGAAAAGATCGCCAATGCAGAGATCTGA
- a CDS encoding deoxyguanosinetriphosphate triphosphohydrolase family protein, producing the protein MQRSELPALHELTAMLDDREQQSLSPGAAKSARAFRRRPEKRLATDYRQPFAVDVDRILHSLAYSRYIDKTQVFYLIRNDHITHRMLHVQLVSRVARTIGRFLGLNEDLIEAIAIGHDIGHPPFGHDGERFLSNLCQAAGIGPYHHNVQSVQFLEKVERKGRGWNLCLQTLDGILCHDGEVHNRHLAPVQGKTFEDHQAELNEKKSGRPVDLVPMTLEGCVVRFSDTISYIGRDIEDAIRLGLIQRTDLPADCVQHLGDTNGTIVYTLVTDVIRTSYEQEAVAFSPEISGALQQLKQFNYKAIYSNPAIKQDTPKIESLFDHLFERFFNDIEAGNKQSPVYRNFIADMAQDYMSAHRPAEIVRDFIAGMTDQYFLNLSPERMRPQIRAW; encoded by the coding sequence ATGCAGAGATCTGAGCTTCCCGCCCTGCATGAGTTGACAGCGATGCTCGATGACCGGGAACAGCAAAGTCTTTCGCCCGGGGCGGCCAAAAGCGCCCGGGCCTTTCGCAGGCGGCCGGAAAAGCGTTTGGCAACAGATTACCGGCAGCCCTTTGCCGTGGATGTGGACCGTATCCTGCATTCTTTGGCGTACAGCCGGTATATTGATAAAACCCAGGTGTTTTACCTGATTCGCAATGATCATATCACCCACCGCATGCTCCATGTGCAGTTGGTTTCCAGGGTGGCGCGGACCATCGGCCGGTTTTTGGGATTAAACGAGGATTTGATCGAAGCCATTGCCATCGGCCATGATATCGGTCATCCGCCCTTTGGCCATGACGGTGAGCGGTTCCTTTCAAACTTGTGCCAGGCCGCTGGCATCGGGCCGTATCATCACAATGTGCAAAGCGTTCAGTTCCTGGAAAAAGTCGAGCGAAAGGGCCGGGGCTGGAATCTCTGCCTCCAGACGTTAGACGGCATTTTGTGCCATGACGGAGAGGTTCACAACCGGCACCTGGCGCCTGTGCAGGGCAAAACCTTTGAAGACCATCAGGCGGAACTCAACGAAAAAAAATCCGGCCGGCCGGTTGATCTGGTGCCCATGACACTGGAGGGATGCGTGGTGCGTTTTTCCGACACCATCAGCTATATCGGCAGAGACATTGAAGACGCCATCCGTCTGGGCCTGATCCAGCGTACGGACCTGCCGGCGGACTGTGTGCAGCACCTGGGCGATACCAACGGCACGATTGTCTATACCCTGGTCACGGATGTGATCCGCACCAGCTACGAGCAGGAGGCCGTGGCCTTCAGCCCGGAGATCTCCGGGGCTCTGCAGCAGCTGAAGCAGTTTAACTACAAGGCGATCTATTCAAATCCGGCCATCAAGCAGGACACACCCAAAATTGAAAGTTTATTTGACCATTTGTTTGAGCGGTTTTTCAATGATATTGAAGCCGGCAACAAACAATCACCTGTTTACCGCAATTTTATTGCCGATATGGCCCAAGACTACATGTCAGCGCACCGTCCTGCTGAAATTGTCCGGGATTTTATCGCCGGGATGACGGACCAGTATTTTTTAAACCTGTCCCCGGAGCGCATGCGGCCGCAGATTCGCGCCTGGTAA
- a CDS encoding LapA family protein, whose product MKKLKYAFWLLIVVLAAVVVFQNKGFFIVERSFKLNLYFFKYASPELPTALYYFAVFLIGFLLCYFLSLSAKFKTRKTVRQLHEQAAAKDKKIAELESELAAAQAQTVPAEPVSQQDVSDPPETPPAGTEK is encoded by the coding sequence ATGAAAAAGCTCAAGTATGCTTTCTGGCTGCTGATTGTGGTATTGGCGGCGGTTGTGGTGTTTCAGAACAAAGGGTTTTTCATTGTGGAGCGCAGTTTTAAGCTCAATTTGTATTTTTTCAAATACGCATCGCCTGAACTGCCCACGGCCTTATATTACTTTGCGGTGTTTCTCATCGGATTTCTTCTGTGTTATTTTTTGAGCCTGTCGGCAAAATTCAAGACCCGCAAAACCGTCCGGCAGCTCCATGAGCAGGCTGCGGCCAAGGATAAAAAAATTGCCGAACTGGAATCCGAACTGGCTGCTGCACAGGCACAAACGGTCCCGGCCGAGCCTGTCAGTCAACAGGATGTGTCTGACCCGCCGGAGACGCCCCCGGCTGGTACCGAAAAGTAA
- the mutS gene encoding DNA mismatch repair protein MutS, translating into MKGRQSSDAQITPMMRQYLEIREHYADYLLFYRMGDFYELFFEDARTASRELEITLTSRNKNEENPVPMCGVPVKAAEIYLGRLIEKGYKVAICEQTEDPAAAKGLVKREVVRVVTPGMVLNSDLLDARTNNFIVSILAQGSRWGLSCLDLSTGAFRVTESGDAHVLLEEIRRIAPSEILMPAAARTGDDYEIFRTSFEQSVTTWVDDGACEYKPARQRLIRQFQTRSLEGFGCEGLQAGIGAAGALLFYVQETQKQQIAHLSGLETYFLDQYLQIDDVSCRNLELLANLRDSTRKATLLSVLDFTVTAMGGRLIKHWVRYPLLGVGDMGARHEAVDQLAECSMERKAIRASLKSVADLERLGSKIVMGQANARDLVALRRSIEALPEIHGHLAGFSTDLLCPDTSILPELTGLGQIIAAAVVDDPPPVVNEGGMIRTGYDDNLDELIAIARDGKSFLAELEAREKQTTGIQTLKVRYNKVFGYYIEVSKNQADTVPAHYVRKQTLVNAERYITDELKSFEAKVLGAQEQRASLEYEIFCKLRDTVARTHKSVAAAAAFVAQIDVLSGLAEAAVQNRYVRPAINEQGVIDIAEGRHPVVEKLIEAERFVPNSLRMDNRENQVLIITGPNMAGKSTVLRQAALIVLMAQMGSFVPADRADIAVTDRIFTRVGALDNLSQGQSTFMVEMEETANIMNNATSRSLVIMDEIGRGTSTFDGLSIAWAVAEYLHDLEDTGVKSMFATHYHELTELHRVRRRVKNYNIAVREINDEIIFLHQLAEGGTNRSYGIEVARLAGMPEKVVERAKKVLENVEKQGHVLGREAAAPARRTRVQQRYVQLPLFQGPEQDVLERLRQAEVEHLTPMDAMNLLYQLRQKLLGQSASRSGNSEAGNP; encoded by the coding sequence ATGAAGGGCCGGCAAAGCAGTGATGCACAAATAACGCCCATGATGCGCCAGTACCTGGAGATCCGGGAGCACTACGCCGATTATCTTCTGTTTTACCGAATGGGTGATTTCTATGAGTTGTTTTTCGAAGATGCCCGGACTGCATCCCGGGAACTGGAAATCACACTGACATCCAGAAATAAGAACGAGGAAAACCCGGTGCCCATGTGCGGAGTGCCGGTCAAGGCCGCTGAAATTTATCTGGGACGCCTGATTGAAAAAGGCTACAAGGTGGCCATCTGCGAACAGACCGAGGACCCGGCCGCGGCAAAGGGGTTGGTCAAACGGGAAGTGGTGCGGGTGGTCACCCCCGGAATGGTTTTAAACAGCGATCTGCTCGATGCCCGCACCAACAACTTTATTGTCTCCATCCTCGCCCAAGGCTCCCGGTGGGGGCTGTCCTGTCTGGATCTTTCCACAGGGGCCTTTCGGGTCACGGAAAGCGGTGATGCGCATGTGCTGCTCGAAGAAATCAGGCGCATCGCCCCCAGTGAAATCCTGATGCCGGCAGCCGCCCGGACCGGTGATGATTATGAAATCTTTCGCACCTCGTTTGAGCAGTCCGTGACAACCTGGGTGGATGACGGGGCCTGTGAGTACAAACCGGCGCGTCAGCGCCTGATCCGTCAGTTCCAGACCCGAAGCCTGGAGGGCTTTGGCTGTGAAGGCCTGCAAGCCGGAATTGGCGCTGCCGGTGCCCTGCTGTTTTACGTCCAGGAGACCCAGAAACAGCAGATCGCCCATCTGTCGGGTCTTGAAACCTATTTTCTGGACCAGTACCTGCAGATAGACGATGTCTCCTGCCGCAATCTTGAACTGCTGGCCAATTTGCGAGACAGCACCCGAAAGGCCACTTTGCTTTCGGTGCTGGATTTTACCGTCACGGCCATGGGCGGCCGGCTGATCAAGCATTGGGTCCGGTATCCCCTTCTGGGGGTCGGTGACATGGGCGCCCGGCACGAGGCCGTGGATCAGCTGGCGGAATGCAGCATGGAGCGAAAGGCCATACGTGCGTCCCTGAAATCCGTGGCGGATCTGGAGCGGCTGGGCAGTAAAATCGTCATGGGCCAGGCCAATGCAAGGGATCTTGTGGCCCTGCGGCGCTCCATCGAGGCATTGCCGGAGATCCACGGCCACCTGGCCGGATTCAGCACGGATCTTTTGTGCCCGGATACGTCGATTCTGCCTGAGTTGACCGGTCTGGGCCAAATCATTGCTGCTGCGGTGGTCGATGACCCGCCGCCCGTGGTCAACGAAGGCGGCATGATCCGCACCGGATATGACGACAATCTCGATGAGCTCATTGCCATTGCCAGAGACGGCAAATCGTTTCTGGCCGAACTTGAGGCCCGGGAAAAACAGACAACCGGTATCCAGACCCTCAAGGTTCGCTACAACAAGGTTTTCGGTTATTATATCGAGGTCTCCAAAAACCAGGCGGATACCGTGCCCGCCCATTATGTGCGCAAGCAGACCCTGGTCAATGCCGAACGCTATATCACAGATGAGTTAAAATCCTTTGAAGCAAAGGTTCTCGGCGCCCAGGAGCAGCGCGCATCTCTTGAATACGAAATTTTCTGCAAACTTCGCGATACGGTGGCCCGAACCCATAAGTCCGTGGCTGCAGCCGCTGCATTTGTGGCCCAAATCGATGTGCTCTCCGGCCTGGCCGAGGCTGCGGTGCAGAACCGATATGTCCGGCCCGCCATCAACGAACAGGGTGTGATCGATATTGCCGAAGGCCGCCATCCGGTTGTGGAAAAACTCATTGAGGCAGAACGGTTTGTTCCCAACAGCCTGCGGATGGATAACCGGGAAAATCAGGTGCTGATCATCACAGGGCCGAACATGGCCGGCAAATCCACGGTGCTGCGCCAGGCTGCCCTGATCGTGCTTATGGCGCAAATGGGCTCTTTTGTGCCTGCAGACCGGGCCGATATTGCTGTAACGGACCGGATTTTCACCCGTGTGGGGGCCCTGGACAATCTGTCCCAGGGTCAGAGCACGTTTATGGTGGAAATGGAGGAAACCGCCAACATCATGAACAATGCCACTTCCCGGAGCCTGGTGATCATGGATGAAATCGGCCGGGGCACGTCCACCTTTGACGGTCTGAGTATTGCCTGGGCTGTGGCCGAATATCTCCATGACTTGGAGGATACAGGGGTGAAGTCCATGTTTGCCACTCATTATCACGAACTCACGGAACTGCACCGGGTCCGCAGGCGGGTAAAGAATTACAATATCGCGGTGCGTGAAATCAACGACGAGATTATTTTCCTGCACCAGCTGGCTGAAGGCGGCACCAACCGCAGCTATGGCATTGAAGTGGCGCGCCTTGCAGGGATGCCGGAAAAAGTTGTTGAGCGTGCCAAAAAAGTATTGGAGAATGTGGAAAAACAGGGTCATGTCCTGGGTCGGGAGGCAGCTGCGCCGGCGCGGCGCACCCGGGTTCAGCAAAGATATGTGCAGCTGCCCTTGTTTCAGGGCCCCGAGCAGGACGTGCTCGAGCGCCTCAGGCAGGCTGAGGTGGAACACCTGACCCCCATGGATGCCATGAACCTGCTTTACCAACTGCGGCAGAAACTTCTGGGCCAATCCGCAAGCCGGTCCGGGAACTCTGAGGCCGGCAATCCGTAA